DNA sequence from the Cupriavidus sp. WKF15 genome:
AACCGTGGGCGGCGGCCTGCAACTGCAGAGTCTTGGCGAGACCGTGGTCGCCGTCACCGGCGCCGACGCGCCCCTGACCCTGCGCACGGCGGATGGCCGCCAATGGTGCCCGCCGTCGCACCAGGCCCTGGCCCTGGCCGATGGCGACGTGCTCGGCATCGGCCAGCCCGCTGCCGGCGCGCGCTGCTATGTGGCCGCGCGCGGCGGCTTTGCCGTCGCGCCCGTGCTCGGCAGCTGTGCCACCGACACCCTGGCCGGCGTGGGTCCCGCGCCGCTGGCGGTGGGCGATGTGCTGGGCCTGCACCCCGCTCCGGCCAGCGCCGTGGTCGGCGAACCGACCCTGCCCGCCGCGGACCTGCCTACGCTGGAGCAGGAGGTAGTGCTGGACGTGGTCATGGGCCCCCGCACCGACTGGTTCACGCCGCAGGCCGTGGCCTGCCTGGCCGCGCAGCGCTGGCAGGTGACGCCCCAGTCCAATCGCGTCGGCCTGCGCCTGGCCGGCGACACGCCGCTGGAGCGCGCCATCGGCGGCGAGCTGCCGAGCGAAGGCACGGCCCTGGGCGCATTGCAGGTGCCTCCCAGCGGGCAGCCCGTGCTGTTCCTGGCCGACCATCCGCTCACCGGCGGCTACCCCGTGATTGCCACGGTAGCCCCGTATCACCTCGACCGCGCCGGCCAGATTCCCGTGGGCGCGTGGCTGCGCTTCAATCCGATCCGCGCCTTTGCAGAACTCTCTACGGCTGCCGCCCCGGGCGAGGCCGGCACTTTCCGAGCACCCCGATGAAAAAAGTCCTGATTGCCAACCGCGGCGAGATCGCCGTCCGTGTCATCCGCGCCTGTGCCGACTACGGCGTGCAGTCCGTTGCCGTCTATGCCAACGCCGACATCGACGCCCTGCACGCGCGCATGGCCGACGAAGCTTACGGGCTGGATGGCGAGCGTCCGGCCGATACCTACCTGAACATTGCCAAGCTGCTGGAGATCGCCCGCAAGAGCGGTGCCGATGCCGTCCATCCGGGCTATGGCTTCCTGTCGGAGAGCGAGGCCTTTGCCCAGGCCGTGATCGACGCCGGGCTGCGCTGGATCGGGCCGTCGCCGGCCACCATCGCGAAGCTCGGCAACAAGGTCGAAGCCCGCAAGATCGCGCTGCAGGTAGGCGCCCCGCTGGTGGCCGGCACGCCCGACCCCGTCAAGGATGCCGACGAGGTACTGGCGTTTGCCGAACAGTACGGCCTGCCCATCATCATCAAGGCCGCGTTTGGCGGCGGCGGCCGGGGCATGAAGATCGCCTGGCGCATGGATGAAGTCGAGGAGCTCTATCACTCTGCCTCGCGCGAAGCCGTCGCGGCGTTCGGCCGCGGCGAGTGCTTTGTCGAACAGTTTCTCGACAAGCCGCGACATATCGAGGCCCAGGTGCTGGCCGACGCCCATGGCAACGTGGTGGTGCTCGGCACCCGCGACTGTTCCCTGCAGCGCCGCAACCAGAAGCTGGTGGAAGAAGCGCCGGCGCCGTTCCTGACCGATGCGCAACGCGAGCGCATCCATGCCTCCGCACGCGACATCTGCGCCGCTGCCGGCTACACCAGCGCGGGCACCGTGGAATTCCTGCTGAGTGCCGGCGGCGTGATCTCGTTCCTGGAGGTCAACACCCGCCTGCAGGTGGAGCATCCCGTCACCGAACAGACCACCGGCATCGACCTCGTGGTCGAGCAGTTGCGCGTGGCCGACGGCCTGCCGCTCACCATCACCAGGACGCCCGCCCCGCTGGGCCACGCCATCGAGTTCCGCATCAATGCCGAGGACGTGGGCCGCGGCTTCCTGCCCACGCCGGGCCCGGTACAGCGCTTCGATCCCCCGTCCGGCCCGGGCGTGCGCGTGGACGCCGGCGTGCAGTCGGGTTCCGTCGTGCCGGGCACCTTCGACTCGCTGATGGCCAAGCTCATCGTCACCGGGGTCACGCGCGAACAGGCACTGACCCGCGCGCGCCGTGCGTTGCGCGAGTTCCGTATCGAAGGCGTCGCTTCCGTGCTGCCCTTCCACCGCGCCGTGATCGATCACGCCGACTTCGCTGGTGCGGATGGCTTCAACGTGCACACCCGCTGGATC
Encoded proteins:
- a CDS encoding biotin carboxylase N-terminal domain-containing protein codes for the protein MKKVLIANRGEIAVRVIRACADYGVQSVAVYANADIDALHARMADEAYGLDGERPADTYLNIAKLLEIARKSGADAVHPGYGFLSESEAFAQAVIDAGLRWIGPSPATIAKLGNKVEARKIALQVGAPLVAGTPDPVKDADEVLAFAEQYGLPIIIKAAFGGGGRGMKIAWRMDEVEELYHSASREAVAAFGRGECFVEQFLDKPRHIEAQVLADAHGNVVVLGTRDCSLQRRNQKLVEEAPAPFLTDAQRERIHASARDICAAAGYTSAGTVEFLLSAGGVISFLEVNTRLQVEHPVTEQTTGIDLVVEQLRVADGLPLTITRTPAPLGHAIEFRINAEDVGRGFLPTPGPVQRFDPPSGPGVRVDAGVQSGSVVPGTFDSLMAKLIVTGVTREQALTRARRALREFRIEGVASVLPFHRAVIDHADFAGADGFNVHTRWIESDFAEPLAAAARAEPQPDGSLLRTAIEIDGRRVVLGLPAQLLGGLANAQAANPAVTPGETVAVDTRDVPAPVAGTVHAWKVAEGDQVEEGQLIAVMEAMKMEMQVHAHRAGRIALRTAAGIFVAAGLPIATID